Within Dysosmobacter sp. Marseille-Q4140, the genomic segment ACTCCGCCGCGGCGGCCTGGGTGTCGATCCCAAGCCTTGCCCAGGCGTAGCCCTCCTTCTCGATCTGCTTCATACCCGGGCGGCGGCCCTCGCCGGACCGGCGCCGGACCCGCTCCACGCAGTGGCAGACCAGTAAGTACACCACGTCCGCCGGAAGCCCCAGGTAGTCCGTGAGCCCCAGCAGCACCGCCACGTCCGGCGTGGTCAGCCGCTTGCCCAGCTTCCGCTCCACCTGGTCCGTCAGGGCCCGGAACTCGGCGCTGCGCTCCAGCCGCTCCGCCACGTCGGCGCGCTGGTAGTCGGGCTTTTCCTCCGCCGGCTCCGGCGGCGGCTCCGCGGCGGCCACCAGGCCCAGCTGCCGCAGGGCGGCCTCCGCCGCCTCGATCCGCTCCCGGTCCCAGCGCAGCTCGCCCGCCAGGGAACGGGGCGCCACGGCCCCCCGCCGCCGCAGCAGCGCCAGATATAAAAGCGCCGCGTCGCCGTCGCCCTTTTCCAGCAGGCGCTTCACCGCCCCGCCGGAGAGGGTGACGCCCTCGTCTCCGGTCTCGATCAGGCATCCGGCCATGGTCCCGCCTCCCCTCGTCTCAAGTCCTCCCTATTCTACACGAAATTCCCCGGCAGAACAAGTCCCCCTTTTTTCCTGCGGCCTTTCCCGCCAAGGGGGAAAATCCCACCGGGGCTGTGAATTTTTTTCAAATTCCGGGGTTTTTTCTGGCGCTTTCGCCCATGGTATGGTATACTGAGAGCGATCTTATGGCCATGGGCCGGGATCCGGGCCGGCACGCTTTGCTCCGGCCGTCAAATCACACGAAAGAGGGGGCCCTGTTATGGCCAATCGGGTAGTCGTCAATATCTGCGGCGAGGAATACACCTTCATTGCGGAGGAGTCCGCCTCCTATATGCAGCGGGTGGGCGCCTATGTGGGCGACAAGATGAATGAGGTCCTCAGCGGCACCAAGGTGGGCCGCACCGACGCCGCCGTCCTCACCGCCGCCAATATCGCCGACGAGCTGTTCAAGGCCCAGGCCGCGGCGGAGCAGCTGCGCAGCCAGATCAAGGGCTATCTGGACGAGGCCTCCAAGGCCCAGAGCGAGGTCAGCGAACTCAAGCGGGAGATCTTCCGCCTGCAGCAGCGGCTGGACAACCGGAACAAGGGATGAGGCCGGAGCTGCTCTCCCCCGCCGGCTCGCCGGAGGCCCTGCGCGCCGCCGTGCAGAACGGGGCCGACGCGGTGTACCTGGGCTGGGGGACCTTCAACGCCCGCCAGGGCGCCAAGAATTTTTCGGACGCCGAATTTGCCGACGCCCTGCTCTACTGTCACGAGCGGGGCGTGCGGGTCTTTTTGACCCTCAATACCCTGGTGACGGACCGGGAGCTGCCCCGGGCCCTGGACACCGCCGCGGCCGCCGCCCGCCTGGGCGTGGACGCCGTGCTGGTCCAGGACTGGGGGCTTTTCTTGCTGCTGCGGCAGATGCTGCCGGACCTGCCGGTCCACGCCAGCACCCAGATGAGCGCCTTCACCGCCGGGGCCGCAAAGCTCCTGGCGGCGGACGGGTGCGAGCGGGTGGTGCTGGCCCGGGAGTGCTCCGCGGCGGACACCGCCGCCATCTGCGCCGCCTGCCCGGCGGA encodes:
- a CDS encoding cell division protein ZapA; translation: MANRVVVNICGEEYTFIAEESASYMQRVGAYVGDKMNEVLSGTKVGRTDAAVLTAANIADELFKAQAAAEQLRSQIKGYLDEASKAQSEVSELKREIFRLQQRLDNRNKG
- a CDS encoding DnaD domain protein, with translation MAGCLIETGDEGVTLSGGAVKRLLEKGDGDAALLYLALLRRRGAVAPRSLAGELRWDRERIEAAEAALRQLGLVAAAEPPPEPAEEKPDYQRADVAERLERSAEFRALTDQVERKLGKRLTTPDVAVLLGLTDYLGLPADVVYLLVCHCVERVRRRSGEGRRPGMKQIEKEGYAWARLGIDTQAAAAEYLRKYAQRQDLLPRYMRALGLGDRFPSPSEEKYLLAWQEMGFPPETVAIACDKTILKCHELKWAYCNGILRRWHEAGLHTEAEIRAGDRPAARPGPAAAAADVQDVAWMKKYIDQRDKGV